The DNA region TCGTTTCCATTCTGTTGAATTTGGCAAGGAGACATCACGTGAGGATTACCCGCATTTGACTTCAATTGAAACGGTCGCAGTTACCCGGATCCGATATATAGTCATATTACTTAGTCACGTGCCTCGCGATGACTGGGTCAGCGACTGGACGAGGCGACGCCATGCGAGAAGCTCGCGACGTAGGCCAGCGAGCATGTGCGGCTAAaggcttttgaaattctggGGATTGGTAGGACGTATTAATCAAGACTTTGTTCAAACTGGATGCGGCCAGAACATGTCAGAGAGCAGTAAAGGTGTTCTGAGTTGGCCGCTTCACTTGTTGTCGGCAGAGAATTGCCGCCTGGAACTTGCAGATGCCAATAGACGTCGTCGAAGCCGTTTAATTGGTTTAGTAGCCGACTGCTCGTTGGTGCGGCGCACCTCTTCCTGTTTTTTAGATCACGTGCCATATGCCAGCGTTCCAACACTACAGGGTTGATCGTGGATGTAGCCTAAACTGGAGCACTTCACATCATGAGGCAAGCACGGCTAAAACAGCTCGAGCAGCACAACGTGTACTGTCTGCCCTAAGAGTTCTCGAGgatttgttcaaaaagagccTGAGTTTCTTCCCTCCCACGCCTGCAGGTCTTCCTTAACTGTGGTTTGTTCTTCGCCATGAGTGATGCTCCAGAGTTCCAGTACGATGATATTGAGCCGCTCCCGATCTCGGGCGGTCAGGAGGGCGAGCTCTGTCAAATTATGTATGACGGCGAATACCGCACCGTGATGGGCATTGCCAGAGCCCTGCTACAGAAGTTGGAGTTCTCAGAGCGTGCCTTGCACGCTACTTCGCAGGCCATTGACTTGGTGCCCGCATTTTACACCATGTGGAACTACCGGTTCCAGATTGTGAAGGCCTTGTACGGCACAGACGGCGCAGAGCTGAACCGTGAGCTCGACTGGCTTGACGAGTTCACTCTAAATAACCCCAAAAACTATCAGATATGGTCTTACCGACAGGCTCTGCTGCGGTTGCATCCGTCACCTGAGTTCCAACGCGAACTGCCAATCCTGCAATCTATGATCGACGATGATACCAAGAACTACCACGTGTGGTCCTACCGCCGGTGGTGTGTATTGTTCTTTGGCGACTTCACAAATGAGCTTCAATTTGCCTCGTCACTGATAGCTCGCGACGTTTACAACAACAGTGCTTGGTGCCATCGCATGTTTGTACTGAAAAACCA from Lachancea thermotolerans CBS 6340 chromosome C complete sequence includes:
- the RAM2 gene encoding bifunctional protein farnesyltransferase/protein geranylgeranyltransferase (similar to uniprot|P29703 Saccharomyces cerevisiae YKL019W RAM2 CAAX farnesyltransferase alpha subunit), producing the protein MSDAPEFQYDDIEPLPISGGQEGELCQIMYDGEYRTVMGIARALLQKLEFSERALHATSQAIDLVPAFYTMWNYRFQIVKALYGTDGAELNRELDWLDEFTLNNPKNYQIWSYRQALLRLHPSPEFQRELPILQSMIDDDTKNYHVWSYRRWCVLFFGDFTNELQFASSLIARDVYNNSAWCHRMFVLKNQVPKGPPAEALTGELHYTKKQIELAPQNISSWNYLRGLYDEFLDGKADPAIMEFALSFTPGIFAADASDTGPQIQSSYALEFLARAYAKNEDTFAQARKAYQALSDHFDPIRKNFWAYKIRSLTA